The DNA sequence TCTTGAGGAAGGATTGCAGGCCGATTTCATCCAGCAGCGTCTGAGTCAGTTGGGTCGCCTCGACCATGCGCTTCCAAGGCAGCGCTGGGTCGGGGTCGAGATCCAGCACGAAGCGGTCCGGATGATCGAGTACCGGAGCGACTGCGTTCCAAGTGTGCAACTCGATGGTGCCCATCTGCGCGGCGCTGACCAGGGCTTCGACGCTGTCGATGGTCATCAGCGCGGCGTGTTTGGGAAACAACGCCGTATCCAGTTGGGTAATGTGCGGAATGCTCAGCTTCTCGGTGTGTTTCTGAAAGAACAGCTCGCCTTCGATGCCTTCCGGGGCGCGGACCAGTGCCAGCGGCCTCTGGCGAAGATGCGGCAATGCCCAAGGCGCCACCTCGGCGTAGAAGCGCGCCAGTTCCATCTTGGTTGCGCCAATGGATTTGTCGATGATGCGCTCGGGGTTGGAGATCTTGATCTTGCCGCCCGCGCTGCTTGCTGATTTATCAGCGGCTTTACTCTTGGTCTTGGGCGCTTTCGCCGGGCGCTCATGGGTAATGGCCTGTGCGGGCTTATCCGAGCGCAACCCGTGGAAGACCGAGTGACGAATCACGCCCTGCCGGGTCATTTCGGCGAAGGCGACTTCGCACATCAATTCCGGCTTGAGCCAGTGCGCGCCGCGCACATCCGCGGCTGGCGGCGCCTTCGCCAGCGGGCTCTTGTCGACTTTCAGCGGCTTCAGCTTGGCATGCAAACTCTTGAGCGTGGCCTGATTGAAGCCGGTCCCAACCTTGCCCGCGTAATGCAATTCGCCCTCATCGTTATGCAGACCCAGCAGCAAGGCGCCGAAGCCGGCGCGTGTGCCCTTTGGATCGGTGAAGCCAACGATGATGAATTCCTGGCGGTTCTTGCACTTTATCTTCACCCAGCTATTGCTGCGTTTGGAGACATAGGTGCTGCCAGCGCGCTTGCCAATCAATCCTTCGAGCTTCATCTGACAGGCACTGTCCAGCACGCTTTCAGGCTGTTCAGTGAAGTCCGCGGAGAAACGCAGCAGCTCGTTGTCATTGGCTTCCAGCAGCTGACTCAAAGCCGCCCGGCGCTCTTCCAGCGGGACTTCGCGCAGGTCCATGCCGTTCAAAAAAGGCAAATCGAACAGGTAATAAAGGATGGTGCCGCTACGCCCGATTTCGAAGGCGTTCTGCAACGCCTGGAAATCCGGCGTGCCCTCCTCGTTCGGCACTACCACTTCGCCGTCGAGCCAGGCCGACTCGAGCCCGAGCGCCGCTAGCGCTTCGGCTTGTTGTGGCATCTTGGCCGTCCAGTCGTGACCGTTGCGAGTGAATAGCTGAACCTTGCCCGACTCGATGCGTGCCATGATTCGATAGCCATCGAACTTGATCTCGTAGCGCCAATCCCCATCGGGCACGGATTCGACCAGGGTCGCGAGTTGCGGTTTGAGGCTGTCCGGGAGCGGCGCGGGCTTGGCGCCGGACAGCGTGGTGTGCGCGGCTTTCTTGCGAGTGCGCGCCGCAGGCGTCTTGACCGGCTTGGCGTCTACTTCGAGCTTCGCCTTGCCGCGTTTGCGCGGAATCAGCGTTCGGTCGCTGAGTACGCTGTCGGATTGTTCCTTGACGATGTCGTAGTCCTGCTCGGGGCGCGCCGCGTCGTCGTTCGACTTGATCAGAAACCACTGTTCCTTGCCGCCGTCCATGCGCGTGCGCACCAGGTTCCAGACGCCGCTGAGCTTTTCCCCTTCCAGCGTGAATTTGAGTTTGCCTTTGCGATACCCCTCGTGCGGATCGCCTTCCGGAATCCAGATGCCCCGGTCCCAGACGATCACATCACCCGCGCCGTAATGGCCGGCCGGAATAGTGCCTTCGAAGGTGGCGTAGTCCAGCGGATGGTCCTCGACGTGCACCGCCAGCCGGCGCGACTTGGGATCCAGTGACGGCCCTTTGGGCACCGCCCAGCTCTTGAGCGTGCCGTCCAATTCGAGGCGGAAGTCGTAATGCAGCCGGGACGCATCGTGCTTCTGGATGCAGTACTGAAGCGCTCCGCTTTTGTCTTGCTTGCGACGCGTTCGGGTGTCGCCGCCCGGCTCGGGCGTCGCGGCGAAATCCCGCTTACGGTTGTATTCGTCGAGGGCCATGGTGCCGGCTCCGTGACGCCGGTTTATTCGAGCGTGCCGGGATCGGACGCCGAGTCGGTCGGGCCGCCGTGGCTGGAGTGACGCCCTGGATTGACTGATGCATCGTCGGCCTCCTGATCGGCCTCACCCTCAGTCGCCGGAGGCTCGCTGACAAGATCACCGTCTTCGGTCACGGTACGGCCCTGGCTGTCCTTGTGCGTATCAAGCGTTTCCTGAGGCGTCGGGTTGCCCATCGGGCTGGGACGGGCACCGCGTTCGTCTTCAGGCGTGCCGGCAGGCCACTGGGCGAACGCGGATGAAGCCATGAGGCTTGCGAATACCAATGCGAATATGGATTTCATGATGATTCCTCGT is a window from the Pseudomonas sp. MTM4 genome containing:
- the ligD gene encoding DNA ligase D; this translates as MALDEYNRKRDFAATPEPGGDTRTRRKQDKSGALQYCIQKHDASRLHYDFRLELDGTLKSWAVPKGPSLDPKSRRLAVHVEDHPLDYATFEGTIPAGHYGAGDVIVWDRGIWIPEGDPHEGYRKGKLKFTLEGEKLSGVWNLVRTRMDGGKEQWFLIKSNDDAARPEQDYDIVKEQSDSVLSDRTLIPRKRGKAKLEVDAKPVKTPAARTRKKAAHTTLSGAKPAPLPDSLKPQLATLVESVPDGDWRYEIKFDGYRIMARIESGKVQLFTRNGHDWTAKMPQQAEALAALGLESAWLDGEVVVPNEEGTPDFQALQNAFEIGRSGTILYYLFDLPFLNGMDLREVPLEERRAALSQLLEANDNELLRFSADFTEQPESVLDSACQMKLEGLIGKRAGSTYVSKRSNSWVKIKCKNRQEFIIVGFTDPKGTRAGFGALLLGLHNDEGELHYAGKVGTGFNQATLKSLHAKLKPLKVDKSPLAKAPPAADVRGAHWLKPELMCEVAFAEMTRQGVIRHSVFHGLRSDKPAQAITHERPAKAPKTKSKAADKSASSAGGKIKISNPERIIDKSIGATKMELARFYAEVAPWALPHLRQRPLALVRAPEGIEGELFFQKHTEKLSIPHITQLDTALFPKHAALMTIDSVEALVSAAQMGTIELHTWNAVAPVLDHPDRFVLDLDPDPALPWKRMVEATQLTQTLLDEIGLQSFLKTSGGKGLHILVPLKPTQNWKEVKAFSQAIAQYMAKLLPQHFSAVSGPKNRVGRIFIDYLRNSQGASTVAAYSVRAREGLSVSVPIHRDELAELKGANLWTIRNLMSRLEEQGDDDPWAEIDETDQTITADMRERLGMK